In one window of Bizionia sp. M204 DNA:
- the merA gene encoding mercury(II) reductase — protein sequence MSNKIINLNINGMTCSGCSSHIEKDLNVKDGIVSSIVNHETGEGKFVYDTNKISNQDVINAVNNVGNYSVVEDIKKKDCCVTNTKDYDEKNKFDLIVIGGGSAAFSAAIKAEGIGLTTLMVNDGLDFGGTCVNVGCVPSKNLIRAAETVYHATHSNFKGIKPKGVEIDFTQIIKDKKALVSTLQQHKYMDVVSDFKNLTMLKGWAKFVDNKTILVDGKDTYTATNIIIATGATTNIPNIEGLNKVGYLTNVSLFDLEEKPKSLTIMGAGYIGLEIAMAYNRLGVKVRIIEFTDRPLRSQTNDITDVLETQMKTEGIEILPNFRAIKFEKDGDNTIIHCKCPDDSTTQIIEEGHIVVATGTKPYTSKLGLKNIDLNLTEKGHILVNEKMETNISNIYAAGDVTNTPAFVYTAATEGSAAVQNAFSLSKTILDYSSLPWVVFTDPQIAGAGMDELEAEKKGIPFEVSKLDLIHVPRALAAQDTRGFIKLMRNTETDKLIGARVIATEGGELIQQLSMAIKFGITVKDLAESFYPYLTLGEAVKLAAITFGKDVSKLSCCAS from the coding sequence ATGAGTAATAAAATAATAAATTTAAACATCAACGGAATGACTTGTTCTGGGTGTTCATCACATATTGAAAAAGATTTAAACGTTAAAGACGGAATTGTAAGTAGTATTGTAAATCACGAAACAGGAGAAGGAAAATTTGTTTATGACACCAATAAAATAAGCAATCAAGATGTTATTAACGCAGTAAACAATGTAGGTAACTATTCAGTTGTTGAAGATATAAAAAAGAAAGATTGCTGTGTTACAAATACCAAAGATTATGATGAAAAGAATAAATTCGATTTAATTGTTATTGGTGGAGGTTCAGCAGCATTTTCAGCAGCTATAAAAGCCGAAGGCATTGGCTTAACAACATTAATGGTAAATGATGGATTAGATTTTGGAGGAACCTGTGTCAATGTTGGCTGTGTACCTTCTAAAAATTTGATTAGAGCTGCCGAAACAGTGTATCACGCAACACATTCTAATTTTAAAGGAATTAAACCCAAAGGTGTTGAAATTGATTTTACTCAAATTATAAAAGACAAAAAAGCATTAGTATCCACATTACAGCAACATAAATATATGGATGTGGTAAGTGATTTCAAAAACTTAACAATGCTTAAAGGTTGGGCAAAATTTGTAGATAATAAAACCATTCTTGTAGATGGAAAAGATACATACACCGCAACTAACATCATTATAGCAACAGGAGCAACAACAAACATTCCAAACATTGAAGGACTAAATAAAGTAGGCTACTTAACGAATGTATCTTTATTCGATTTAGAAGAAAAACCAAAAAGCTTAACCATAATGGGAGCTGGCTATATCGGTTTGGAAATTGCAATGGCATATAACCGCTTGGGAGTAAAGGTTCGTATCATAGAATTTACAGATAGACCATTACGTAGTCAAACCAACGATATTACAGATGTTTTAGAAACACAAATGAAAACTGAAGGGATTGAAATCCTTCCAAATTTTAGAGCCATTAAATTTGAAAAAGATGGCGACAACACTATTATTCATTGCAAATGTCCTGATGACTCTACCACTCAAATAATTGAAGAAGGCCATATTGTCGTAGCTACAGGAACAAAACCATATACATCTAAATTAGGTCTTAAGAATATTGACTTAAACCTGACAGAAAAAGGACATATTTTAGTTAACGAAAAAATGGAAACTAATATTTCCAATATTTACGCAGCAGGAGATGTTACCAATACACCAGCATTTGTGTATACAGCAGCAACCGAAGGCAGTGCAGCAGTACAAAACGCATTTTCATTATCAAAAACCATTTTGGATTATTCATCTTTACCTTGGGTAGTATTTACAGACCCTCAAATTGCAGGAGCAGGTATGGACGAATTGGAAGCAGAAAAAAAGGGAATTCCTTTTGAAGTCAGTAAACTTGATTTAATTCACGTTCCAAGAGCATTGGCAGCGCAAGATACCAGAGGGTTCATAAAACTGATGCGCAACACTGAAACCGATAAATTAATAGGCGCAAGAGTCATAGCAACAGAAGGTGGCGAACTCATCCAACAATTAAGTATGGCTATTAAATTTGGAATCACTGTAAAAGACTTGGCAGAAAGTTTTTATCCATATTTAACTTTAGGGGAAGCTGTTAAACTGGCAGCAATTACCTTTGGAAAAGATGTTTCTAAATTAAGTTGCTGTGCGAGTTAA